One part of the Xiphophorus maculatus strain JP 163 A chromosome 1, X_maculatus-5.0-male, whole genome shotgun sequence genome encodes these proteins:
- the LOC102229638 gene encoding translocating chain-associated membrane protein 1-like 1 produces MGFRKKNKSPPVLSHEFVIQNHADMVSCLAMIILLGLMFEVTAKFAIMFITVQYNVTQVLDEKSEPVNLYQYGPKDVATVFFYLLIAVILHALIQEYILDKINRRLHLSKTKHSKFNESGQLAAFYLFSFIWGCSILTAEEFATNPTFLWEGYPHTNMVFQVKFFYICQIAYWLHALPELYFQKVRKEDIPRQLYYICLYVVHISGAYILNLHRLGLVLLVPHYLVELLFHASRLFYFSDENKQKGFTLWALLFVIARLLTLTLSVLTFGFGLPRTENHGFSLAEGNFNVLTVRMTCLAAICLTQAWMMWKFINFQLKKWREHSQIQASKKKTVSPKSKPHKRETTKGGAANGVVKSEDKMSPRARKAKAS; encoded by the exons ATGGGGTTCCGCAAGAAAAACAAGAGCCCACCGGTGCTGAGCCACGAGTTTGTGATCCAGAATCACGCCGACATGGTTTCCTGTTTGGCCATGATCATCCTCCTCGGCCTAATGTTTGAG GTCACGGCAAAGTTTGCCATCATGTTCATCACAGTCCAGTACAATGTAACTCAAGTTCTCG ATGAGAAAAGCGAGCCAGTAAACCTTTACCAGTACGGCCCTAAAGATGTGGCTACAGTGTTTTTCTATCTGCTCATAGCAGTCATCCTTCACGCCTTGATTCAAGAATATATTCTCGAT AAAATTAATAGGAGGTTGCACCTGTCGAAGACCAAACACAGCAAGTTTAATGAGTCTGGCCAGCTAGCAGCGTTCTACCTGTTCTCCTTTATCTGGGGCTGCAGCATCCTAACAGCG GAGGAGTTTGCAACAAATCCCACTTTCTTATGGGAGGGGTACCCACACACTAACATGGT ttttcaggTTAAATTCTTCTACATTTGCCAAATTGCCTATTGGCTTCATGCACTTCCTGAGCTGTACTTTCAAAAAGTACGAAAG GAGGACATCCCCCGCCAGCTTTATTACATTTGCCTTTATGTTGTCCACATCTCTGGTGCCTACATCTTAAA CCTCCACCGACTGGGCCTGGTGCTGCTGGTCCCTCACTACCTGGTCGAACTTTTGTTCCACGCTTCACGCCTTTTCTACTTCAGTGACGAGAACAAGCAAAAAgg CTTCACCTTGTGGGCGCTGCTTTTTGTCATTGCCCGCCTCCTCACCCTCACGCTGTCAGTGCTGACATTTGGTTTTGGTCTGCCCCGTACGGAAAACCACGGTTTTTCCTTGGCAGAAGGCAACTTTAATGTGCTCACCGTCAG GATGACCTGCCTAGCAGCCATCTGTCTGACGCAGGCCTGGATGATGTGGAAGTTCATTAATTTCCAGTTAAAAAAGTGGAGAGAGCACAGCCAAATCCAAGCATCAAAGAAGAAGACAGTGAGCCCAAAGAGCAAGCCTCATAAAAGAGAAACTACCAAGG GAGGAGCTGCCAATGGAGTTGTCAAGTCTGAGGATAAAATGTCACCACGAGCAAGAAAAGCCAAAGCTTCATAA